AGCGCAGCGCTGGGCGGCGTGTTCCGTAACCTGGGCGCCGCGGCAGCCGGCCTCGTGCTCGCGACCGCCTGGAAGGTCGCCAAGCCCTATATCAAGCGGCCGGAGGCGATAGTGGTCGCCGCGATCGCGTTCGTCGCGGTCGTGGGCTTCGGCTGGCCGCTCGTCTATGTCGTGCTGGCGCTGGCGCCGATCAGCATCGCCTGGGTCTGGCGGCTCGCGCGATGAAGCCGGATGTGCTCGGCACCCTTATCCGCCATTTCGTGCTCCTGTCGCTGGTCGCGATCGGCGGCGCCAACGCGGTCGTGCCCGAGATGCACCGTGTCGCGGTCGAGCTCGAGCATTGGATGACCGACCGGCAGTTCGCCGAGCTGTTCGCGCTCGCCAACGCGGCGCCGGGGCCGAACGTGCTGATGGTCAGCCTGATCGGCTTTCAGGCGGCAGGATTCATGGGCGCCGTCGCCGCAACCGTCGCGATGTGCGCACCGTCCTGCGTCCTCACCTATTTCGCCGTGCGCCGCTGGGAGCGGAGCCGCAATGAGCGAGTGAAGCGCATCGTCCAGCGTGGCCTGGCACCGGTCACGATCGGGCTGGTCGCGGCGAGCGCCTATCTGCTCACGCGGGCAGCGATCCACGATTGGCTAGGCGCCGTGCTCACCGCCGGCACCTTCGCGCTCATGGCCATGACCAAGTACAACCCGCTCTGGATCTTCGGCCTCGCGACGGCGCTGGGGCTGGTCGGGATTTCGTAGGTCGGTAAACGGCACCTCTCCCTCAATCGTCATGGCCGGGCTTGACCCGGCCATCCACGCGCCGGTTGCCGCGCGCATCTGCTGCCGCCTGGCCGCGATACGTGGATCCCCGGGTCAAGCCCGGGGATGACGGAGAAGAGAGATGGCCTTAGAAAACCTCGGCGTCAGGCGGGGATAACGGGCCAGAAGCCGATCAGAGCCCCGCGACCTTCGCCGCTGCGGTCGCGTTGCCGTGGTGATAGATGCCGCGGTGGTTCACCATCGGCTGGAACTTGTCGGTGATGCCCACCACCGTCTCGGCACCGCCCAGATAGAGGAAGCCGTCGGACGCCAACTGCTTCGCCATGCGCTCCAGCACCATCTGCTTCGTCGGC
This window of the Aliidongia dinghuensis genome carries:
- a CDS encoding chromate transporter encodes the protein MKPDVLGTLIRHFVLLSLVAIGGANAVVPEMHRVAVELEHWMTDRQFAELFALANAAPGPNVLMVSLIGFQAAGFMGAVAATVAMCAPSCVLTYFAVRRWERSRNERVKRIVQRGLAPVTIGLVAASAYLLTRAAIHDWLGAVLTAGTFALMAMTKYNPLWIFGLATALGLVGIS